From the genome of Candidatus Buchananbacteria bacterium, one region includes:
- a CDS encoding type II secretion system protein produces MKKNQGFTLIELLIVIFGRHYFCRR; encoded by the coding sequence ATGAAAAAAAATCAAGGGTTTACCCTTATTGAACTGTTGATTGTTATCTTTGGCCGCCATTATTTTTGTCGCCGTTGA